A part of Cannabis sativa cultivar Pink pepper isolate KNU-18-1 chromosome 6, ASM2916894v1, whole genome shotgun sequence genomic DNA contains:
- the LOC115694873 gene encoding NAC domain-containing protein 19-like — translation MNLNFPPGYVFAPTDEQLIVHFLQKKVNGEFVNIPMIKHDNIYLYNPWQLIEKYPLQRYDKGCLYFFTPLYKLSEGGNKRPSRSAGDGHYRTSRSYPIISSQGNQIGYTTHLKFYMGKPSNKDNEANKTNWLLTEYRLTKEGNHNKNIKTLDECVMYKLYYNGDLKKEAHYQHIAKRRKITTTATTEEEEKGEELLQSNQCDETNNKHNMDEVYIPSPPLSQQQQQQVPQTNDNAYSSVSQIDQSVEEWENEMGITLDDDTLTEQDYAPIISLPPPQQQHPQIYQ, via the exons ATGAATTTGAATTTCCCACCTGGCTATGTGTTTGCACCTACTGATGAACAACTAATTGTCCATTTTCTTCAAAAGAAAGTTAATGGagaatttgtaaatattccaATGATCAAACATGATAATATTTACCTATACAACCCATGGCAACTCATCG aaaAATATCCTTTGCAGAGGTATGATAAGGGTTGTTTATACTTTTTTACTCCGCTATACAAATTATCAGAAGGTGGAAACAAACGACCTTCTCGGTCAGCTGGAGATGGACATTACAGAACTTCAAGATCATATCCAATAATTTCCTCCCAAGGCAACCAAATTGGCTACACAACTCACCTAAAGTTTTATATGGGAAAACCCTCTAACAAGGATAATGAAGCTAATAAGACAAATTGGCTCCTAACAGAGTATAGATTGACCAAAGAAGGAAATCATAACAAAAACATCAAGACG CTTGATGAGTGTGTTATGTATAAATTATACTATAATGGAGATCTTAAAAAAGAAGCACATTATCAACACATTGCAAAGAGAAGAAAGATTACTACTACTGCTACaacagaagaagaagagaaaggagAAGAATTACTACAATCGAATCAATGTGATGAAACCAATAACAAACACAACATGGATGAAGTATATATTCCAAGCCCTCCTTTgtcacagcaacaacaacaacaagtgCCGCAAACCAATGATAATGCATATAGTAGTGTAAGTCAAATTGATCAATCAGTAGAAGAATGGGAAAACGAGATGGGCATTACTCTAGATGATGATACCCTAACTGAACAAGACTATGCACCTATTATTAGTCTTCCTCCACCACAACAACAACACCCACAGATTTATCAATAA
- the LOC115724739 gene encoding probable xyloglucan endotransglucosylase/hydrolase protein 25 isoform X2 produces MPNSILLVKLKKISLLIEAASAGDLNKDFEITWGDGRAKMLNNGELLTLSLDKASGSGFESRNEFMYGQIDMQLKLVAGNSAGTVTAYYLSSKGSDWDEIDFEFLGNLSGDPYILHTNVFSQGKGNREQQFHLWFDPTADFHTYSILWNPKHIVFSVDGTPIRKFKNLESMGIPYLKDQPMRIHSSLWNADDWATRGGLVKTDWSKAPFTASYRNFKASACVKASSSCAAKSQPWFNQELDSRGEKRMKTIQKKFMIYNYCKDTKRFPQGIPKECSMA; encoded by the exons GGCTGCATCAGCTGGTGATCTCAACAAAGATTTTGAGATCACATGGGGTGATGGCAGAGCTAAGATGCTCAATAATGGGGAGCTTCTTACTTTGTCTCTTGACAAAGCTTCTGGTTCTGGTTTTGAGTCTAGAAATGAGTTTATGTATGGCCAAATCGATATGCAACTTAAGCTTGTCGCTGGTAACTCTGCTGGAACTGTCACTGCTTATTAC TTATCTTCAAAAGGGTCAGATTGGGATGAGATTGACTTTGAGTTCTTGGGGAATCTGAGTGGTGATCCTTACATTCTTCACACCAATGTGTTCAGCCAAGGCAAAGGCAACAGAGAACAGCAATTTCACTTGTGGTTTGACCCAACTGCTGATTTCCACACATACTCTATTCTTTGGAATCCTAAGCACATTGT ATTCTCTGTGGATGGAACTCCCATTAGAAAGTTCAAGAATTTGGAGTCAATGGGTATCCCATATCTAAAGGACCAGCCAATGAGAATCCACTCGAGCCTATGGAATGCTGACGATTGGGCGACAAGGGGTGGTTTGGTCAAGACTGATTGGAGTAAGGCTCCTTTCACAGCCTCATATAGGAATTTCAAGGCCAGTGCTTGTGTTAAGGCTTCTTCTTCTTGTGCTGCGAAATCCCAACCCTGGTTCAACCAAGAATTGGATTCAAGAGGCGAAAAGAGGATGAAAACTATTCAAAAGAAGTTCATGATTTACAATTATTGCAAAGACACTAAAAGATTTCCTCAAGGAATCCCTAAAGAATGCAGCATGGCCTAA
- the LOC115724744 gene encoding probable xyloglucan endotransglucosylase/hydrolase protein 25 — translation MACLVLFAVFGSLALAASAGDLNKDFEITWGDGRAKMLNNGELLTLSLDKASGSGFESRNEFMYGQIDMQLKLVAGNSAGTVTAYYLSSKGSDWDEIDFEFLGNLSGDPYILHTNVFSQGKGNREQQFHLWFDPTADFHTYSILWNPKHIVFSVDGTPIRKFKNLESMGIPYLKDQPMRIHSSLWNADDWATRGGLVKTDWSKAPFTASYRNFKANACVKASSSCAAKSQPWFNQELDSRGEKRMKTIQKKFMIYNYCKDTKRFPQGIPKECSMA, via the exons ATGGCTTGTCTAGTGTTGTTTGCTGTTTTTGGGTCTTTGGCATTGGCTGCATCAGCTGGTGATCTCAACAAAGATTTTGAGATCACATGGGGTGATGGTAGAGCTAAGATGCTCAACAATGGAGAGCTTCTTACTTTGTCTCTTGACAAAGCTTCTGGCTCTGGTTTTGAGTCTAGGAACGAGTTCATGTATGGCCAAATCGATATGCAACTCAAGCTTGTCGCTGGCAATTCTGCTGGAACTGTTACTGCTTATTAC CTATCTTCAAAAGGGTCAGATTGGGATGAGATTGACTTTGAGTTCTTGGGGAATTTGAGTGGTGATCCTTACATTCTTCACACCAATGTGTTCAGCCAAGGCAAAGGCAACAGAGAACAACAGTTCCACTTGTGGTTTGACCCAACTGCTGATTTCCACACATACTCTATTCTTTGGAATCCTAAGCACATTGT ATTCTCTGTGGATGGAACTCCCATTAGAAAGTTCAAGAATTTGGAGTCAATGGGTATCCCATATCTAAAGGACCAGCCAATGAGAATCCACTCGAGCCTATGGAACGCTGACGATTGGGCGACAAGGGGTGGTTTGGTCAAGACTGATTGGAGTAAGGCTCCTTTCACAGCCTCATACAGGAATTTTAAGGCCAATGCTTGTGTTAAGGCTTCTTCTTCTTGTGCTGCGAAATCTCAACCCTGGTTCAACCAAGAATTGGATTCAAGAGGCGAAAAGAGGATGAAAACTATTCAAAAGAAGTTCATGATTTACAATTATTGCAAAGACACTAAAAGATTTCCTCAAGGAATCCCTAAAGAATGCAGCATGGCCTAA
- the LOC115724739 gene encoding probable xyloglucan endotransglucosylase/hydrolase protein 25 isoform X1, with amino-acid sequence MAFLSSINSTHLVLFVIFGSLALAASAGDLNKDFEITWGDGRAKMLNNGELLTLSLDKASGSGFESRNEFMYGQIDMQLKLVAGNSAGTVTAYYLSSKGSDWDEIDFEFLGNLSGDPYILHTNVFSQGKGNREQQFHLWFDPTADFHTYSILWNPKHIVFSVDGTPIRKFKNLESMGIPYLKDQPMRIHSSLWNADDWATRGGLVKTDWSKAPFTASYRNFKASACVKASSSCAAKSQPWFNQELDSRGEKRMKTIQKKFMIYNYCKDTKRFPQGIPKECSMA; translated from the exons ATGGCTTTTCTTTCTTCAATTAACTCAACTCATTTAgtgttgtttgttatttttgggTCTTTGGCATTGGCTGCATCAGCTGGTGATCTCAACAAAGATTTTGAGATCACATGGGGTGATGGCAGAGCTAAGATGCTCAATAATGGGGAGCTTCTTACTTTGTCTCTTGACAAAGCTTCTGGTTCTGGTTTTGAGTCTAGAAATGAGTTTATGTATGGCCAAATCGATATGCAACTTAAGCTTGTCGCTGGTAACTCTGCTGGAACTGTCACTGCTTATTAC TTATCTTCAAAAGGGTCAGATTGGGATGAGATTGACTTTGAGTTCTTGGGGAATCTGAGTGGTGATCCTTACATTCTTCACACCAATGTGTTCAGCCAAGGCAAAGGCAACAGAGAACAGCAATTTCACTTGTGGTTTGACCCAACTGCTGATTTCCACACATACTCTATTCTTTGGAATCCTAAGCACATTGT ATTCTCTGTGGATGGAACTCCCATTAGAAAGTTCAAGAATTTGGAGTCAATGGGTATCCCATATCTAAAGGACCAGCCAATGAGAATCCACTCGAGCCTATGGAATGCTGACGATTGGGCGACAAGGGGTGGTTTGGTCAAGACTGATTGGAGTAAGGCTCCTTTCACAGCCTCATATAGGAATTTCAAGGCCAGTGCTTGTGTTAAGGCTTCTTCTTCTTGTGCTGCGAAATCCCAACCCTGGTTCAACCAAGAATTGGATTCAAGAGGCGAAAAGAGGATGAAAACTATTCAAAAGAAGTTCATGATTTACAATTATTGCAAAGACACTAAAAGATTTCCTCAAGGAATCCCTAAAGAATGCAGCATGGCCTAA